In the genome of Brachypodium distachyon strain Bd21 chromosome 3, Brachypodium_distachyon_v3.0, whole genome shotgun sequence, the window ggaggcgggggAACGGCACGTAGACGCCGTGGACGGCGATGCGCGAGTTGATCACCACGTCGGACTCCTTGATGGGTATGTAGTTGATGCGGACGTCGTCGGAAGCAGAACCTGCGACGTGAGTGACGACGAGGTTCTGCCCCTCGCCGGCCAGCGTGGGGAGGATTGTGCCCGGGCGGAGGCGTAGGAGGTCGGCGCGGGTGAGGCGGTGCTCGGGGACGATGTGGAAGCGCACCGCTGAGACGTAGTCGTGGCCTCCGCCGACGAAGATGGCTTGGTCGTCGAGCGCGAAAACCGTCAGGTTGGCGAACCTCTCCAGCTCGGCGAACTTGACGCGCATGGCCAGCGCCATGAAGCCGTAGCCCCCGTCTCGGAGGCGCGCGATGGCCTCGCGAATCATGATGCGCACCACGGATGCAGCGGTCGCGGTCGAGGTGGCGGCCGAGCGGGCGGTGAGGTGGTGCGAACCGTCGAAGCAGGAGTGCGTGAGCGGGCGCAGGAAGCCGTGGAGGCCGTGGACGACGTAGCGACCGTCGTTGTACAGCTCAGGGTGGGATACCTCCACGCCGTCGGCGTAGATCCTGGCGTAGTGGATGCCGAACGGTCCGCGCTCGGAGACGATCTTGAGGCAGAAGCCGACGGAGGCCGAAGGTATCTTCAtggtgggggcggcggcgagctcggagTAGGGGTAGTAGCCCATGGCGATGTGCTGCAGGAGGAGGTGACGCCGCGAGCACGTGGGGCAGGAGGCCTGGAGGAAGACGTCGGGAGCCGCAAAGACGGTGATCGCCCCGGGCCACCTCGCGAGCGGGGGTGAGTTGGTGAGGAGCGGCGCGGCCGATGCCATCTCGTTGTAGCCCAGGGAAGTGAGCACCCGCGAGAGCTGCTGAAGCCCTTGCTCGCCAGCGGAGCTCACCTCCCGAGCGACGCTACCTTGGATGGGAGGCGGAGGGCTCTTTGTCGCTACCGACGTCTGCTGGTTGGGGAGTGGGAGaagcgtcgtcgtcgtggaaGCGGCATTCGTCTCCGACTCCTCTTGCGGCTGCCGCTGTGCCTGAGAGATCAAATCCGGTGCAGCGACGAGCGTAGGAGGCGGTGGGGATGCTTGGGGTGGCACGAGCAGCCCAGGACGGGCATCCCCGGTCGCGGCCGCCCCCAACGCCGCCATGGCTTCTTCGCCGGAAGAAGCCTGCGCCTCGGCGGTGAAGGGGTCGACGGCGAGCAGAGACTTGCTCTCCTCAGTCTCGAGGTAGTTTTGGTGCATGGAGGGGGTGGCGCTAGGGACGGGATGAAAGTGGGCGGTGGCCGTGTTCGTCGGGGaacggtggtggtggtggcggctcgcggtggtggtcgccggcgagATCTGGTTGTGGGTGGCTAAAGCGGTGGATAGGATTGGGCCGAGGGGGttgaggaggacgacgacgaggattAGGGGAAGAGCCATGGTTTTGGCTCGTGTTGTGAACGAGCTCTGTCTTTGGAAATGgagatggggggggggggggggggggggagggggatTATAAAGCCGGACGGGAAAGGGCATGCCCGATGAAACACGCCGTTTGTAACGCTGTTTGCTTGTACAGGTGTGCGCAATGACCATCATGCCCTTAAGGCTTGTCCAGCAAGTACGAACTCTCTAGACTCTTCAATTTTTGCGGGAAAAGCTCCGTTGGGCCCCTGCTTTACATCATTGGCCTCTCTATCAAGCGTAaatcgacaaaaaaaaattatcgtTTACTAAAagttcataaaaaaatataacagtGTAAAAATTTAGAGCCTCTCTGACTAAAGATTTTTGAAACACAAGATTAGAAAACAATGCTGGATTGAAATGTGTATCACATGTTGATTGctacaggaaaaacaaaagaattctTATGAGAATTATGTGCGTGGGCATAGTTGCCATAGAAACAAATGGAAATTTTGTGGAAAACGAACCATACGAGAATTTACTTTggatttttttaggaaatttttttattgcaaaaataTGTACATAATTACAAATACAATGGGCTATCTAAAAACTCTAACACTGCATTTGGATGTCGTAATTCAGGCTCAGGATTAAAAAATGGAATTGGGATGCTCGAATTCTCCTATTTGGATGGCTAGCTTACAAGCATCTCTAGCAGTACCAGTAAAGGGGCGGTCTGAACTCCGTTCTCGGTTTTGGGCCAAAACAAATGGCATGAGCATAAACCGAAAACGGGCTCGGCCCGAAAAAATAATTCGGGGAACCGAAAAGCCCCGTCCGCAGCACGAATACATACGGCTCGGAGGGGGCTTTTTGGTTCCAAAGCCGAAGCCCTCTGCCGCCGCGAAACCCCCTCCGTTGCCACCATCTCCGGCAACCCCGACCTAGCAAAATGGAAGCGCAAGACTCCTCCACCACCCCGCCACATTTACCTGTGGCAACCCTAGCACGGCAGAGATGGTTTCCTCCGCCCAACAGCGACGAATCTCCATGGTAATTCATCGGAAGATGAAGGAGAGcccgaagaggaggaggatgaccCCATCGAG includes:
- the LOC104584165 gene encoding uncharacterized protein LOC104584165 → MALPLILVVVLLNPLGPILSTALATHNQISPATTTASRHHHHRSPTNTATAHFHPVPSATPSMHQNYLETEESKSLLAVDPFTAEAQASSGEEAMAALGAAATGDARPGLLVPPQASPPPPTLVAAPDLISQAQRQPQEESETNAASTTTTLLPLPNQQTSVATKSPPPPIQGSVAREVSSAGEQGLQQLSRVLTSLGYNEMASAAPLLTNSPPLARWPGAITVFAAPDVFLQASCPTCSRRHLLLQHIAMGYYPYSELAAAPTMKIPSASVGFCLKIVSERGPFGIHYARIYADGVEVSHPELYNDGRYVVHGLHGFLRPLTHSCFDGSHHLTARSAATSTATAASVVRIMIREAIARLRDGGYGFMALAMRVKFAELERFANLTVFALDDQAIFVGGGHDYVSAVRFHIVPEHRLTRADLLRLRPGTILPTLAGEGQNLVVTHVAGSASDDVRINYIPIKESDVVINSRIAVHGVYVPFPRLHLANLAASVAVASAIQMNGTCGVGGPFSDCASSAMTSPKIPAAHGYGEGQ